GGCGACGATTGCCGAGCCGTTGATCACAAAACTGGCTGCCATATGGCGAAACCAGTTAGTCGCCATCCAGAGCCGCCAGACCACGTAACGCCACGACGATTCTCGCCGGATACACcgattcaattcgattcgcCGCGATCGTCAGTGCTATATATACCGTTCCCAACGGAGCAGAGCGATAAAGATAAATGTGCAAAAACAAAGCGCACTTAGATAAAGATAGCGAAGTTCCCATGTGGAAGGCACAGTGCAAGTGAAGTGAAACGAGAACGCAGTTTTGAATAGGAAATACGAAGTACTCACATATATAGAGAACCAGAGACTTGGAGTCAGAATGCAAATGTGGCGAGCATAAAGTCGCAAAGCGTGAAGATCTACGATATATACGAGTATAGTCGATTCCAAGTGCCAGCCAAGTGAAACCCAGTGTGCAGCCGAACCCAAACCGAATGACTATGACTTCTACGGTGCTCCAACGGCCCATTCAAGCCAAGCCAGAGAAGAAGGCCTCCTCCAAGTCGACCAGCTCCTCGAGAAGCCGCTCCACGATGGCCTGGTCCAATGAGAAGCTGCGCTTCTCCTGCATCGACAACATCGGACTCAAGCAGCTATGGAAGCTGATTGCCCTGGACACGAGTGCGCCATCCAAGCAGCGCAGTGCCATGATGTTGGAAGtggagcaacagcagcagcagcagcagcaatcgaACAACAATAACGAGGTAAGTGGccgaaagaaaagaaagcttGTAAGCGATTGTGACGTCAATGAGGATTGGGGCAACGCATCCACATCCGCGTAGAAAGCCAACTTGCAGAGAAAGTGaccaaaaaaatataagtaagACAGTCGAAAAAAGCATACGGGGTGCTGGTAAACTCCGACTCCGGGTCGTGAATGACGTCTGTTTGTTGTGGACACATTGTTGAAACATCTGTGGGTCCCACCCAGTCACCACCCCAAATATGCGAATGGCAAACAGAGTGCGGGGGGAGCTCGGAGAAGGGGCGGCCTGGAATTCCAATAATCCACGTAACGCCAATTTGCATACTACTACGAGTCTGCGCTAATTAAAGCCGCCGCAAATGAGACCCGTGAGCGTAACTCAGCCGGACATGGCCAGTTATGAACACACATCGCCAGCAGATTGAGATGTGGACACTTGGCTTGTCCGCCAGTGGGGACAATCGAATCGATTCATTTCGATTCCGTTTCATTAAAGACAATTGATTCGTTGACAAAGACGAGAGAGATTCATCTCCCTTTTTAGACAGTCAAGTCCTTATTTCACTCAGTGATTGAATCGCTCTGGGGTTTATTGACTTCGTTTCTCTCAGTGTGATCACTTGGAGCACTCTTGATCGCTTCAAGTGTCAAGTGCAGCGGCCCACACTCTTAACGACCTCAGCTATTATCCGTTTATTTCGGCCATTTTAATTTTGAGGTGCTTTAAGATCAAGGCTTGCGAGCGGAGCGAAGGTTATTAGAAGCACGGAGATCGGGTTTGGGGCTACTAAATTAGTAGTACTAATCTAGTTTCTAAATGTAAATCCACGGTTATTCCCCCTATTCGATCCGTTGTCATCTTAATTATGTAGCCAATTTCGTTGATTCGAATTCCCGCTGAATGTCGAACTTTCGCAGAGTGATTCACGTGGATTTTCGTGTAAGCCGCGATGAGTGCAGTAAAGGGAACAAGACGTTATTCATATTGACGCACTTCGGATCCGGTTCTCCTCCGGCTAACGGTTACTCATGACCAATGTGCCAGCCCCTAGAACTGCGACTTAGAATGGTGCTTGGTGGTGCTAAAAGAGTCGGATAGTTTCTGGCCCTGGGACACGGATCTCTAACCCTCTGCTGATGGGCTGGGTATTGCGATATTGATACTTTTTTTTGAAGCCAACTGGTTTGAACCCCCTTCGGGCCCCATCTGCCACCCTTCCCTTGAGCAGGGGAGCCCCTGGTCGCCCCTTTCGTTGGATTGACGTCAATGCAAATAAACTCCCCGACGGACCGAGACTATCGATATATCAAAGAAACCCCCCCAGACGGTCTGGGCCAATTTCTTCTCCTCGCCTCGGTGTTGTATTATAATGTCAGGGTTGTGTTCTAGAAAACCTGCGAAGGCTGCTGCACCTGAGTCACGCCCACCGCGTTGGGCATCCTGAAAAACCGGCtttatgttgcatgttgcatgttgcaggTTCAGGGTCAAAAGCAACCAGCCCTCATCGGGGTTAGggtggacccaaaactaaggTGAACCAAGAATCCTACATTTagacagaaaaaaaaaaaaaaaaaaaaaaattaattcgGCAGGTTCGGCTCAGCCAAAGCGCTCTGACGTCACGCGCATAAATTTATTTGAGCAATGGTTTAagctttttttatatttttttttttttctatttgccTCTTTGGTGTGCTTTAATTTTTTCGTTGTTTCTGTCGGTTAACACGTTCGTCCGGCGGCTATAGAAAATGTTAAGTAGTCATAAATAAACACTACTAAACTGTGGGCTTAGTTAAACGCAGGAATATCgcaacaaaatgaaaataaaaaacagtcTAAAAATAACGATGTGGCTGAAATCGCGGCCAAAACGCACTCAGAACCCGAACTCGATCTCGAATTTGAACTCAAATGAATGCGAATCGAATCGCTCAAGCGAAAAGTGCtgtaattttttgttgttacCCGATGTCAGAGTTAAAGttaattattgttttgttCACATTGCGGTTTTAACTTTTCATCTGTCAGAAGTGATTTCCTTTGGCGAGATTTCTCTGAAATACATCACACACGAGCGAACATCATCCAAGTGATGAGATAATAAAACATGTAATAGCATATAAAAGTGAAGTAATAGGGGTGGCGCGATTCTCCCACAGTATGACGTACTTAATCCTAATCCAAATGAATGCCCATGTGCTAATTTCAACCAGGTGGGGTGGCGTACGTGCAAAAATGTGCGAGTATGGACTATTTAATGGGCTCGCTGCCAATCTGTAGTATAGTAAATGCAGTTGTAAAACAAGTAGTCAATGAATACAAGCCGCTGACGTCGATTATTCCGATCGAAGCTATAATTAAGTCCCCGTTAACTCCGAAGCGTAACATGTAACTCTCGATAAAGGTCAGTGCTGACGACACGATCCAACGAACCTCGAATATTGATTATTGGAATCTGATAGGCGGTGTGCGCTCCACCTCAAACGAATGTGACATCTTATTAGCGCCTAATTAATACATATAATGGGGGGTCTTTTTGGTTAACCATCCATATGGAAATGCGAGCCGAGAGGCCAATAGAATGCGATCAAAACAGGTCTTAGGAATTACAATTTTAGGCGCCGTTAGCCAAATTTCACATTCCAAGCGATTCTGAAGTCAGAATCATCGTGTTGGTCGCCCATTCATTATCTCTAACCCATATCTATGGGGATTTCGCAGTTAAGCCAGTGTATTTGCACCCTCAAATCAAACATTTGCCCACCGCTAACTGCCGCAAAATGATAAGCCCAAGATCATACCATACCCCACTGATAAGGAGCGATGACCCTGGCAACGGGTGTTCACTGTGCTGCAATCCACCACCATCCAACCCTTTTCCATCCCTCCAGCCCAATGAAATGGAACGCGTGACGAATTTGTGCCacatatgcaaattttccGTCTTACGTAAAGACCGCTCGCCATCGGAGCAATGCTATTAGCCCAAGATTACGGCCGTTGGTAGGGAATTGCTTAAGAATACGCAGTGTTATCTGGCCAGTTAAGATACGATAATAGTGGGGAGATAGCGCAAGAAAACAAGAGCAGAAGCAGATAGGCGGCCATATAAGATGGGGGGCTCAAACAAGTTCCGCGGCATTTACCTTAATTAGTCAATTAATCAACAGCAGCGGAGTGAGGAGGATCGTTTCGGTTTGTATCGGATTGGTTTTGATCAGTTCGTCGTATTGGTTCGGATCGCCTTCTACGCTGACAGGTCGTTATTTGTTATGGCCAATGCTTATGGCTCAATTCGCATAGGCAgcgcaaacaaaaacaaacgcCAACTTTGCATACTAAGTGCCTCATTAGGGACACGGCAGTGCCGGGGATCTCGGTCGTAAACCACACACGACGACCCATCAAGTGGCTCCGCATTTTTATATAAGCACAAACAAAAACGGGCCGCCTAGAATTTTTCGCCATTTGCCCATGCATTCGGcttgaataattaattaacGCCTTCGTGAGTCACAAAATGCAATGCACtgctaaatattttgtatcaCCTTCTTGCACTAACTAACTAATTTATGCATTTCCTTTGTTACAGCGGATACCCAACGAGAACTGCGACTATTTGGGTCTACAGAGAGCGGGCCAGGCGCCGAAGAGTCACATCCAGTCGCAGGATCCGGCTCAGATGTCCCTGCTCAAGTTCTTGGCCATTGTAAGTACCCCATGTTGTTAGCACACTCGTCTCGTGCCAATTGGCCAGAAACTTTCCACCGGAGCGCTTCCTGGTCAGGAGCCTCGGACAATGTGCGATCGGTTGGCCTGGCGAGCTGCCTGCATAAATTTCACGTTTACGAGGCTGTGAGTTGGGCGTGGCTGCCCGCCGGCTGGCAAATAAAATTCGTTTGATTATTTATAATCGCTGCCGGCGGACAGTAATGTTTCCCTCTGGCGAAAAAGATCGAGGCAAACCCGTTCGCAGCCGCGATAACTGCAATTTATCAATGAATGCGTATTTCATGTTCTCCTTTACTAAGTTCATTTTTCCCTTTGTTTCCAGAATGCCCTAGAGCTGAGTGCCCCAGCAACGCCACATCTCCTCCAGCATCAGCAGGCCCACCAGCAGGCGAAGCCACAGGGCTGGATGCAGCTTTCCGGTCACCCAGAGAGGTAAGAATCttacaaataaattacattttttagaaaacaatttaataaacattttattagtCAAATTACTAACTGCTACTATTATTCTTATTTTGCAGCATTGTTCCCACATCGACTGGAATAGTGCGCAAGCGGATATCAGGACTGGAGGATAGCGAAGTACATGCCTACCGACTGATCTGCAAGGAACCGCAGACCGCTCAGATAGTGCCCGCCTTCTTTGGAATACAGGAGATGCAATCACAGCACTTTATTGAGCTGCAGGATCTGCTGGCTGGCTTTCGGGATCCGTGTGTGATGGACATCAAGATGGGCAGCCGCACCTTCCTCGAATCGGAGGTCAGCAATGCCACGCTCAGACCGGACCTCTACCAGAAGATGATCGCCGTGGATGCGGCAGCTCCCACGCCTGCGGAGCACGAGGCACGAGCGATCACCAAGCTGCGGTACATGACTTTCCGGGAGTCCCTGTCCTCCTCCCACTCCAAGGGTTTCCGGATCGAAGCACTGCGTCTGCGCGGACGACCGCCTGTCAAGGATTTGAAGACCTGCCGAAGCAGTGAGCAGATTGCCCAGACGATCGAACAGTTTCTGGCTGCTCGGCGATCCGTGCAAAAGGAGCTGCTGAAGCGACTGAAGCACATGCGCCTGGTCATCGAGCAGTCGTCCTTCTTCGCTCGCCACGAGATCATTGGCTCCAGCATCTTTATCGTCTACGATGACGATCGCGTTGGCGTTTGGCTAATTGACTTCGCCAAGTGCCGGGAGCTGCCACCTCAGGTGAGGGTTGACCATCGAAGTGCTTGGGCGCCTGGAAACCGAGAGGAGGGTCTGCTCCGCGGAATGGATGAGCTCATCCGCTCCTTCGAGGAGGTCTACGCCCGCTGTGGCTCCCATCGCAGCTGCCTTAAAATCTAATGGATAGACACGGATCGATTGCACCGGCAGCTGGATCTGCACCAAAAGACTGATCACCCAAGCTCCATTTGTACAGATAGAAAGTTAGATAAGAGAAGAGGATTCACCGCATCGCCCGGGCTGAGCTCCACCCTATATTAGCCCCTTGTTCCATATTGGAAATATCGGGATTCAGCTCGGTTAGAAAGTTTAAGAGtagctgaaaaaaaaaaattacgaTTAGTATTGATCACCAAGCAGCATTTGTTTGATTGAAACAGGTTTAAACTAAGTATTTGTGCAAAGCAATCCAAATCtgaacacaaaaaataaaatatcttaaGAAAGTGAAACTTTGCGTTTGAATTCTTATAAGTGGGAAATCGGGAGTAAATCAATCTGTGAATTCATTTTGGGCCCTTTATATTGGGTAATAGACACGTTTACGCTATCCATGAGTTCATTGCAAACAGGGCAATTATTGTCTGCAGCATTTAAAGATTGGACTGGAATAGTAAAATTAGAAAGTTTAAATAGAAGCGAAAATCTATTCTACGTAACAATTAAGACTGCCTGTCTAAATTCAAAATATGTATCAATAATATCGACtaaacatttataattttaaaacatCACGATGAGAAACTTTCTTACCTTATCCAAAAACTTCTCAACTCGAACGTTGCAGCTAAAGTGCGCCGAATGTGTAGATGGCCAAGGGACGTGGTCGACCGACCGCCGGCACCAAGCAGCCAACGCTTCAACCGACCCAGAGAAGGTGAGGAggtgaaaaaaattattgatCATATAGCCACCAAGGAGGGTGAAATGATCAAGATCAGATGGAAAACTATGGATCAAAGGATCATTCCTGAGAACCAAGCAAGAATCTGGCTTGCAATGCACTAATCAAAAAGTAACCCAGCACAACGTTCATGTCAAGAACCTGCGCGAATTGACTAAGAACGCCGAGATCAGGAACACCGACACATTGACCACCAATAATGGGAGAAATATCGTTGAAGATGATTCTGATGAGGACGATAGTGATTCCAATGTGGACACTGGGGTGAGGGCTAGTCAAACGGTAGAAAATAGCGATGACCTGCCCTCCACATCTAATGCTTGGCTCACGCTGGTCCATACAAAACTATCAGGAAGAGGCTGAAAAGCAGGGATAGTAAATTTACGCGGAAGGGACAATAAATAAGTCAACTTACTTTGGCATAGGTATGCGTAGCACCTTTCCTTCAAAAGTAGCAAGTTGGTCATTTATACGAAGCAGGGGAACGTCTTAGAAGCGCCGTTGCACATATTCAGTTGTTTGCGCCTTTTAAAGTTGGTCTTGGGTCCGAAGTTCTGGAGAAGATCGCACTGGATACAGTAGCGTGGTCTTTGCATCCTGAAAGTCATGTTCGCAGCTCAAGGACGAATTGTATTCATCCTAAAATTGCGCAGAAACACTGCGGGTTCAATATCTAATTGGGTGCTTTGATTTTTCGAATTTATGTCTCACCTGGGGTTGTGCTGACTTGTCATCCTCTATTTCTGCATCGTCATCGGACTCCGAATTTATTTCAGCTGCATTCTTGCCATTTTTGAGTCCGAGCCGTGCTCAGCTTTGCGCTTTGGCACTAGCGTTCACTTCGGAGAACCAGCATTAATACCTGAATCCACTACAAGTTCCACTGACGTTCCTGGTCTCTGCGGTCTTCCTCGATTCGTGCAGCTCCTTGACATCAACCTTCTGCTatgttacatttttattaggcGTCGCAAGCCAGATTCTTGCTTGAATCACAGGAACCATCATTTCGTCCATACTTTCCGTCTGATTTTGAACATTCCGCCCTCCTTGGTGGCTACGTGATCAATAAGTTTTTCCACTTCCCCTTGTTTTTTCTGGTTCGGTTGACGAGTCGACTTTCTTGGTAAGGTCGGTCGACCACATATCTTGGCCACCTTTACATTTAGAGCGGCCTTCGATTTAGCTGCAACCTGCTGCAAAGTAGCGAAAATGAAAAAGTTGGAGTTTATTGAGTCCCTCCCGTGGAGCCCAGTGGCAGCCAGGCCATCTTCAGCACATGGTCTTAAACTCCCGGTAGTAAATTATCGCGGAATAGTGGGAAATAATTCAACTTACTTTGGATTAGGTGTGCACAGCACCTTTCCCGCAAGCTCAAAGGAATTCGGAGTCCGATGACAATGCAGAAATACAGGATGACAAGTCAGTTCAACCAGAGGTGAGATGTAAATGTGAAAAATCCAAACATACCAGACGGAATTAAATATTAACTCCGAAATTCTGGTCAGTATTTACCAAACATATGATTGGTATTTTATTACGATACCAAAGCCGGTATAGCATAAACATCCGGTCACACTGGCAGTCTGTTTGTTATTAACGTGTTTTTGCGCAACTTCAGGATGAATACAATTCGTCCTTGCGGTTGTAAGGGCGTGCGCACCTGCTTGAGCTGCGAACAGGACTTTCAGATAGCGAAGACCTCGCTACAGGAGCAATTCCAGCAACTGGAAGCTTTGTCCTACTGTATCCAGTGCGATCTTCTGCAGCCCGGTTGGGATACCAATCAAGTCCAAAAGGATCATGAAAATCACAAAAAAGATGAGGGCCTCCCACTGCCGGGCATCCTGGTGCAGGAGGAATTTCTTAGCGTGGATGAGGGCGCCCAACTTATAGCCGACTTGGATGACCTGCCATGGGACATCTCGCAGAGCGGCAGGCGAAAACAGAACTTCGGACCCAAGACCAACTTTAAAAAGCGCAAACTGCGGTTGGGTTCCTTTGCAGGATTCCCCAGGACTACGGAATATGTGCAACGGCGCTTTGAAGACGTTCCCCTTCTTCGTGGCTTCCAGACCATTGAACAGTGCTCCCTGGAGTACGAGCCCAGCAAAGGAGCCAGCATAGATCCGCACGTGGACGATTGCTGGATCTGGGGCGAGCGTGTGGTCACTGTAAACTGCCTCGGCGACTCAGTGCTCACTCTGACGCCGTACGAAGTCCAACAACAGGGCAAGTACAACTTGGACCTGGTGGCTAGCTACGAAGATGAACTATTGGCGCCTCTGCTGACAGATGACCAACTTGCAACTTTTGAGGGAAAGGTGCTGCGCATACCTATGCCAAAGTAAGTTGACCTGTTTATTGTCCACTCTTCTACGTAAATTTACTATCCTTCCTTTGCAGCCTCTCCCTGATAGTTTTGTATGGACCAGCGAGGTACCAGTTTGAGCATTCTGTACTACGCGAGGATGTCCAAGAGCGCCGCGTTTGTGTAGCCTACCGGGAGTTTACGCCCATGTACATCAATGGAGCAGACATCCAGAAGGGAGATCCTGTCCGAGAGAAGTCTCAGATATTCTGGCAAATAAACTAGCAAACAAGATCAATGTAACTATGTAATATAATCTTTATTAGGAGCGCGGATTATCACGATCCTGACTGGCTGGCCTGTAATCCAGCAGTGCCACCTGCGCGGGCAGCTGAACTCCATGAATTTTCTTTAAGTGAGCCCTTAGATTGCTGCTGGTACTAAAGTGATTGGAGCAGACGACGCACTGGTGATGCGGATGCTTCTGCCGAATATGCTCATTGAGATCGCGAACCTTGGCGAAGGCGGTGGTGCAGTACTTGCAGACGTGCGAATTGCGCACATGAGTTTTCAGATACTGAGGCGAGGCGTAAGCCAGTGGACAGTACTGGCACTTGTAGATGGCCTGGCTGCCACTGGGCTCCACGTCTAGCAGGCGATTGGCCTCGTTGTACTCGTCCAGGTTATAGTGTTTCAGTTCGACGGCAGCATAGTCCACGGTGCGGATTTCGTATGCTGGGGATTCCAGCTGCTCCAGCTGAGAGTCGGATAGATCCAGTCTTGGTTGGGCTGTGGTGGCAGGTAAAAACTCGGAGACAATCAGCGAGTCTTGGTTGGCCAGCCTTTGAGAGGGTTTCGGACCGCTATCCGTCCTTCTCCTCGATTGTCTTGTTTCCGTTGGACGATCGGGTTCTAGAACCACATAATCCAGTGGTACAAATTCCTCCAGCATCTCGAATTCCTCATCAGCCTGGTTTTCGGGCTCTTCCTCCGCTGCGTCCATCTTAACTTGGCACATTTCTACCTCCGCCTCGTTGTAGAGCTGCAGTAGCTGCTGATTCGCGAAAGTTAGCTTCCTGAAGAAGGCGTACTGCTGCAGGCAATCCTCCAGGCAATCATTACAGATCATGGGCAGCTCCTCAGTAAGATTAAGTGCTATGTTCTGTTGAATATTAAACGTATTTAGTAATGTTTGAGCCATTTCGAGAGTCTTACCCAGCCGAACATGGCTTCTATCAGCTGGAGGACTGTCTGATCCGAACTGCCGCTGCTCCTGTGCTCCCGTATATCCACCGAAGCGCTGTCCACGAAGCAAATGCGGCACAGTTTGCGCAGGTCCatgggttttattatttaattaatgtgAATAAATTgtaatgtaaatataaatacattcaATGAAATACAAACATGTAAACAACAGTGTGACTGAATACTGTTAGGTTCACGTTCTTCAGAAGTTATTGCGATGAATATAATTTAGTATGTTtcagtattagtattagtatttagTATTGTGGCAGTCCAATTACGGTCGTACTGCATTTTAAAATCGATGACAAGCTGTTACTTTTCAAATCTTCAAAAAGAGAGAATAAAGAATAATGTTCTTAAACATATATCTCCCCAAagtttgtaattaaaaaaaccaCTGGTCGTTTCAATTCtcttttcaaaataaatatttattcagttttttgtgtttttgttgcaaTCATGTCTCTcgatttttaatattaatttgtttattatttaaatcaattaattccttggtttttcacttaaaattatttattatcgTCAATGTGACGAAAGTTATTTGTCTGCCAATAATTCTTATCGACAACAGACTTTTTGCtaatttttttggtttttgacTTAGCCATTTCCTTTTTTACATGCATAATATTCGGGAAGATTTTATGGTTTTCTTTTTCGCGATTGGCAATCGACAGAAATTCAGTAACGGTTTAATAATTATGCAATTAGCTATTTAAATTGATGTGGTAGTTAGACTTGGGACACAGGCGGAGTcttggatttggattcggGTTGGCTGGCAGATTTCTGCTCGGGTCAGTTTAGTGCTAAACATTCGCGGTTTATAGACTAAGTTTTTGTTGTCGTTTAGTTAAAtgctaattttaaatatatttgccTTGTTTAAAAAAGTATTTCTCGAATCGGTTTTTAATGCGCTATTTATTGTGGAACTCTGTTTAATTGCCCTGGGGGGTTTGAGAACATGCGGAGTGCAATTGAAACGAAACTCGAACTCTTCGGTTTGCtgatttctttattttttattttttgtttgtaatACGAACAATTCGAAtgctttcatttttcattttccatgtctgactgtgtgtgttttgggcGTGTACCAACCGTTTTGTAATTAGCTTTTTGCATTTCGCGATTGCGTGTAACTCTGATCAGAGGAAATTAGTTAATACTTGCAAAGTAGGTAAGTCGTAAGTGAGTAGTAGAGTTTTCAAATGAAAAAGCTCTTGGCCTTGCTACAAGTTTGGTTTAGTggtaatttcattttcattatcAATTTTAAATTCGTTTATCGTTTTAGTTTTCGCCTTCCCTCTCGCAACTGCACTATCGCATTAACTTTATCTCTGGTAATCGCTGAGGTCGAAGGTCGACCTCTCCTAATGTAGGACGCTTAGTTTATGGCTCCTTTTGCAGGTCACCGCATTTTATAATTGCCTAGTTAACGctaaattattattacttgTATTATACATAATCTCGTACATGTAGAGTTCAATCTTTTAAAGAGTGTAGAAAATGGTTTGCTTCTTAAAACAGCTTCTTTTTATCAAAAAGACATCCATACACATATACGT
This genomic stretch from Drosophila mauritiana strain mau12 chromosome 2L, ASM438214v1, whole genome shotgun sequence harbors:
- the LOC117151075 gene encoding inositol-trisphosphate 3-kinase homolog → MTMTSTVLQRPIQAKPEKKASSKSTSSSRSRSTMAWSNEKLRFSCIDNIGLKQLWKLIALDTSAPSKQRSAMMLEVEQQQQQQQQSNNNNERIPNENCDYLGLQRAGQAPKSHIQSQDPAQMSLLKFLAINALELSAPATPHLLQHQQAHQQAKPQGWMQLSGHPESIVPTSTGIVRKRISGLEDSEVHAYRLICKEPQTAQIVPAFFGIQEMQSQHFIELQDLLAGFRDPCVMDIKMGSRTFLESEVSNATLRPDLYQKMIAVDAAAPTPAEHEARAITKLRYMTFRESLSSSHSKGFRIEALRLRGRPPVKDLKTCRSSEQIAQTIEQFLAARRSVQKELLKRLKHMRLVIEQSSFFARHEIIGSSIFIVYDDDRVGVWLIDFAKCRELPPQVRVDHRSAWAPGNREEGLLRGMDELIRSFEEVYARCGSHRSCLKI
- the LOC117151077 gene encoding alpha-ketoglutarate-dependent dioxygenase alkB homolog 4, with protein sequence MNTIRPCGCKGVRTCLSCEQDFQIAKTSLQEQFQQLEALSYCIQCDLLQPGWDTNQVQKDHENHKKDEGLPLPGILVQEEFLSVDEGAQLIADLDDLPWDISQSGRRKQNFGPKTNFKKRKLRLGSFAGFPRTTEYVQRRFEDVPLLRGFQTIEQCSLEYEPSKGASIDPHVDDCWIWGERVVTVNCLGDSVLTLTPYEVQQQGKYNLDLVASYEDELLAPLLTDDQLATFEGKVLRIPMPNLSLIVLYGPARYQFEHSVLREDVQERRVCVAYREFTPMYINGADIQKGDPVREKSQIFWQIN
- the LOC117151076 gene encoding zinc finger protein 236 — translated: MDLRKLCRICFVDSASVDIREHRSSGSSDQTVLQLIEAMFGWNIALNLTEELPMICNDCLEDCLQQYAFFRKLTFANQQLLQLYNEAEVEMCQVKMDAAEEEPENQADEEFEMLEEFVPLDYVVLEPDRPTETRQSRRRTDSGPKPSQRLANQDSLIVSEFLPATTAQPRLDLSDSQLEQLESPAYEIRTVDYAAVELKHYNLDEYNEANRLLDVEPSGSQAIYKCQYCPLAYASPQYLKTHVRNSHVCKYCTTAFAKVRDLNEHIRQKHPHHQCVVCSNHFSTSSNLRAHLKKIHGVQLPAQVALLDYRPASQDRDNPRS